A single window of Vibrio stylophorae DNA harbors:
- a CDS encoding glycosyltransferase: MTRVLMLVQHLRPGGIERMTLDLAQALNEQNQSQVHIAALEDSQAQAFGYWPALASYRFPLHFLNKQDGLDWRCIYQLRHLMKDQKIDVLHSHHIGPLLYGRLASLGLSLKHIHTEHDSWHFDSRKARWLTRLALLGRPQLIADADSVSHALQHIDLTPEKVITNGVNCQRFQPKEQRQARHHLRLPRHAFIFGCAGRFVPEKGLDRALNMLAQLPKHAHLAIAGDGPQRKFLQAHCEAINIRDRVHFLGQIEDMPLFYQSLDCFCLPSRKEGLPFAILEAQACGIPVLANNVGAVASLLAPGSHLVDADILKSLVAGATTMMNAAHDPKQLHQFIRRHADFETMCRHYLDCYQGAQT; encoded by the coding sequence ATGACACGTGTTTTGATGCTGGTTCAGCACCTAAGACCCGGCGGTATTGAGCGAATGACCCTAGATCTCGCACAAGCGCTCAATGAACAAAACCAAAGCCAAGTGCATATAGCCGCCTTGGAAGATAGCCAAGCGCAAGCCTTTGGCTATTGGCCTGCATTGGCAAGCTATCGTTTCCCGCTCCACTTTCTCAATAAGCAAGATGGTCTTGATTGGCGCTGCATCTATCAGCTTCGCCATCTGATGAAAGATCAGAAAATTGATGTACTGCATAGCCACCATATTGGCCCCCTGCTTTATGGTCGCTTGGCCAGCTTAGGCCTCTCACTCAAACATATTCATACCGAGCATGACAGCTGGCATTTTGACTCACGCAAGGCGCGCTGGCTCACGCGATTGGCCTTACTCGGTCGGCCACAACTGATTGCTGATGCCGATAGTGTCAGTCATGCCTTGCAACACATCGACCTCACACCAGAAAAAGTGATCACCAATGGGGTGAATTGCCAGCGTTTTCAGCCCAAAGAGCAACGACAAGCGCGCCATCATCTTCGCTTGCCTCGTCATGCATTTATTTTTGGCTGCGCTGGGCGCTTCGTTCCCGAAAAAGGCCTCGATCGCGCCTTAAATATGCTCGCTCAATTACCGAAACATGCACACTTAGCCATTGCTGGTGATGGACCACAACGCAAATTTCTTCAAGCCCATTGTGAAGCCATTAATATTCGCGATCGCGTACATTTCCTCGGTCAAATTGAGGATATGCCGCTGTTTTATCAAAGTCTCGATTGCTTTTGCTTACCCTCACGCAAAGAGGGACTCCCCTTTGCCATTTTAGAAGCACAAGCCTGTGGGATTCCGGTTTTAGCCAATAACGTTGGCGCAGTCGCCAGCTTACTTGCACCCGGCAGTCATTTAGTCGATGCGGATATTTTGAAATCCTTAGTGGCTGGTGCAACCACGATGATGAATGCAGCGCACGACCCCAAGCAACTTCATCAATTTATTCGTCGGCATGCTGATTTTGAGACCATGTGTCGCCACTACCTTGATTGCTATCAAGGAGCGCAAACATGA
- a CDS encoding sugar transferase, with protein sequence MMGLNILLGLLLILVCYHHLIYLPWMIHQGRKLRLSEEALYQPACDNQNPDSFPYISVIIPAYNEAALIEQKLANLLIQDYPANRWQILIGCDGCLDETPVLAQQWKPKFEQANIHFEVHVWRDNEGKSARLNQLLAMAQQKSDLLVSSDVSALLSQDALRQGAQMMSNIEIGAITSHYLLADGTEGEQSYWQMQNHIRHAESELGSVMGCTGAFLMIRSPLFIPLPSDTINDDFMLPMQVLKQGYQIVLSPNINAVEINPNTPQQELTRRQRISAGNLQQLIRCNFLLNPKNSKLAWLFWSGKGLRTLMPFILCLIVLIATIQAIAGQLFAQALLTMGASVFLYACLPLAHIKAPKAKAIHYFVFGYLYALIGMMRFLLGQFRHGWRPPQELSQYQSRATLICKRSADIGIALLTLCLSAPIWCLVALLVKASSTGPIFYRQLRVGEISQSQAKLFYIIKFRSMYQDAEAQSGAVWAQKNDPRITPVGRFLRKTRLDELPQCLNVLRGEMSIVGPRPERPEFCRKLQNALPFYIERTAGLKPGITGLAQVNHGYDQDLDDVRQKLNWDHAYGAALSSPWNWLKMDLGILCKTIAIVILGRGQ encoded by the coding sequence ATGATGGGGCTAAACATTCTACTGGGGCTACTCTTGATTCTTGTGTGTTATCACCATTTGATTTACCTGCCTTGGATGATCCATCAAGGGCGAAAGCTTCGTCTCTCTGAAGAGGCGCTCTATCAGCCAGCCTGCGACAATCAAAATCCTGATAGCTTTCCCTATATCAGCGTGATCATTCCTGCCTATAACGAAGCGGCGCTCATTGAGCAAAAACTCGCAAATCTACTGATTCAAGATTATCCCGCCAATCGATGGCAAATTTTGATTGGCTGTGATGGTTGCCTCGATGAAACGCCAGTACTCGCGCAACAATGGAAACCGAAATTTGAACAGGCCAACATTCATTTCGAGGTTCATGTTTGGCGTGATAACGAAGGAAAATCAGCGCGGCTAAATCAGCTACTCGCCATGGCGCAGCAAAAGAGTGACCTTCTGGTGAGCTCAGATGTTTCCGCGCTGTTATCTCAAGATGCGCTTCGCCAAGGCGCGCAAATGATGAGTAATATTGAGATTGGCGCCATTACCAGCCATTACCTACTCGCCGATGGCACCGAAGGCGAACAAAGTTACTGGCAGATGCAAAACCATATTCGTCATGCCGAATCAGAGCTGGGTTCAGTGATGGGCTGTACCGGCGCGTTTTTAATGATCCGCAGTCCGCTTTTTATTCCGCTTCCCAGCGACACCATTAATGATGACTTTATGCTTCCCATGCAGGTACTCAAACAGGGGTATCAAATTGTATTAAGTCCCAATATTAATGCTGTCGAAATCAACCCCAATACACCACAGCAGGAACTTACCCGTCGCCAACGCATCAGCGCAGGGAACTTGCAGCAACTGATTCGTTGTAATTTTCTACTCAATCCCAAAAACAGCAAACTGGCTTGGCTATTTTGGTCAGGCAAAGGCCTTCGAACCCTGATGCCATTTATTCTCTGTTTGATCGTGTTGATTGCCACCATACAGGCCATCGCAGGACAACTTTTCGCTCAGGCGTTGCTAACCATGGGGGCATCGGTATTTCTGTATGCTTGTCTTCCTCTCGCTCACATCAAGGCCCCCAAAGCAAAAGCGATTCATTACTTTGTATTTGGCTATCTGTACGCGCTCATCGGAATGATGCGCTTTTTGCTGGGACAGTTTCGCCACGGCTGGCGCCCCCCGCAAGAATTGAGCCAGTATCAATCGCGGGCGACGCTGATTTGTAAGCGCAGCGCTGATATTGGTATTGCGCTTCTGACGCTCTGTCTTAGCGCACCGATTTGGTGCCTTGTCGCACTTCTAGTCAAGGCCAGCTCAACGGGGCCCATTTTTTATCGGCAATTACGCGTGGGTGAAATCAGCCAGAGCCAAGCCAAACTGTTTTACATAATCAAATTTCGCTCGATGTACCAAGACGCAGAAGCGCAAAGTGGCGCCGTTTGGGCACAGAAAAACGATCCTCGCATTACCCCAGTGGGACGTTTTTTGCGAAAGACGCGCCTCGATGAACTACCTCAGTGCCTCAATGTGTTACGCGGCGAGATGTCTATCGTCGGTCCACGCCCTGAGCGCCCTGAGTTTTGTCGTAAATTGCAAAATGCATTGCCTTTTTATATTGAACGCACCGCAGGACTCAAACCTGGGATCACCGGACTGGCTCAAGTCAATCATGGCTATGACCAAGATTTAGATGATGTTCGACAAAAATTGAATTGGGACCATGCCTATGGCGCGGCGCTCAGCTCGCCTTGGAACTGGCTAAAAATGGATTTAGGCATTTTGTGTAAAACCATAGCCATTGTGATCTTAGGACGTGGCCAATAA
- a CDS encoding STAS domain-containing protein: protein MNMSTYDLTLSHEFDAAAAREMEGMFQQLSETQQGSIRIDMQQVQFIDSCGIGAIVFLYKRLKSHGSELYLEGVNGQPLELMRMLRIDKVIPCLNEAANQ from the coding sequence ATGAATATGAGCACATACGATTTAACACTCAGCCATGAATTTGATGCCGCTGCAGCACGCGAGATGGAAGGTATGTTTCAGCAACTCAGTGAAACGCAGCAAGGAAGCATTCGTATTGATATGCAGCAGGTTCAATTTATCGATTCATGTGGCATCGGTGCCATCGTGTTTCTCTACAAACGGTTAAAAAGTCATGGCAGTGAACTGTATCTCGAAGGGGTCAATGGTCAGCCGCTTGAACTGATGCGAATGCTACGTATCGATAAAGTGATTCCCTGTTTAAATGAGGCAGCAAACCAATGA
- a CDS encoding OmpA family protein: MTWLLPLFLVACSSSPPSYEVNAKDVQMARIRLDQLGFEIELLGLKGGVHCMPARMQRMTTQHRLAGSELLTGMVDDAMINMDKLAVELKQSDNLLHQLLKKTYCGHTENAFAESELQQKLLLLMSLDNQFPSASARLLPEYQRALASAAKILISHPHWTLSLVGHTDNQGSSASNLKLGQQRAEAVRDVLVKHGVSEGQISITSQGEMQPVTINADSIGRLANRRVDAYLLIHPDRDRPIRTYSLKDWYHAPER; this comes from the coding sequence TTGACATGGCTGCTACCGCTATTTTTAGTGGCTTGTTCTTCCAGCCCGCCCAGCTATGAAGTCAATGCCAAAGATGTACAGATGGCACGTATTCGACTGGATCAACTTGGCTTTGAAATAGAGCTACTGGGATTAAAAGGCGGCGTCCACTGTATGCCTGCACGCATGCAGCGAATGACGACACAACATCGACTTGCCGGAAGCGAATTACTAACCGGTATGGTCGACGACGCGATGATCAATATGGATAAGCTCGCTGTGGAACTCAAACAAAGCGATAACCTGTTACACCAGCTGCTCAAAAAAACCTATTGCGGTCATACCGAAAACGCCTTTGCCGAATCAGAGCTTCAACAAAAACTCCTACTGCTGATGTCCTTAGACAACCAGTTTCCCAGTGCGAGTGCGCGCTTACTTCCTGAATATCAACGTGCCCTTGCGAGCGCCGCTAAAATTCTGATTTCGCATCCACATTGGACGCTTTCTCTGGTTGGACACACCGATAACCAAGGTTCAAGTGCCAGTAATTTAAAACTCGGACAGCAGCGCGCTGAAGCTGTGCGTGATGTTCTAGTCAAACATGGCGTCTCAGAAGGACAAATTTCCATAACGAGCCAAGGTGAAATGCAACCCGTCACCATCAACGCCGACAGTATCGGCCGCCTTGCGAATCGCCGTGTGGATGCATATCTACTGATTCATCCCGATCGCGATCGTCCCATTCGCACCTATAGTTTGAAAGATTGGTATCACGCTCCTGAGAGGTAA
- a CDS encoding SLBB domain-containing protein, with protein MHRLWIIIFCIWIAPAFANNLAPGDSLYLQLPGESAFNEPFVIDDLGQIRLPEVGAVKVSGLSLAQAQTLIKERLSTVYRNLDEFALSIQTREIRVAVLGYVEQPGIVSIPPNSHVQLALAQAGGLRPGAQLDKFQLRRGDQVLVFNYKTYLDSGDLSKIPTLQPGDEVFVPVSAVLGNVEVDFDAATLMDQGDADESQGLTIFGELINPGTYSYKEGMTVIDAIMRAGGVTRYADVTKIRVITNDVPHRFDLRAYLDTGDSSNAPPILPSSTIFVPIEVKEISDGGRSIYVMGEVQKPGAFESSGANFLDLLANAGGPTRYADTTKIKVFRDNGAPIDINLVTIANKPNVSAHLPKLNPGDVLFVPEKTDVNEKSWLKISPDQAIKIIGAVHHPGRYEWSSEMGFLDLLAHAGGPIERANLAQIRIIHTKGTGTVDYFDLDRFLQQGGDFSTLPRLQAGDTVVIDELPHDPTDNKSSWVRQSAKDSIYIFGAVGAPGRYAFNQQLGFLDIVAAADGPNPNADLRNIKISHRTSGAARVSHINLQRYFETGDETLIAQVVPGDVIYIPERRGDWLEKKPDEVVRLVGAIKHPGRYRFSDEMSILDLIAEAGGTTEQAWIDNIMIVNKSCCGDRAHVFSLKDYVHHPSRYPLPLLRAGDTVYVPFKDESGMEIARQWLRDALGVVTLVVLGASL; from the coding sequence ATGCATCGATTATGGATAATCATATTTTGCATATGGATCGCGCCAGCGTTTGCCAATAACCTCGCGCCAGGGGATAGCTTGTACTTACAACTGCCCGGTGAAAGTGCATTTAATGAACCCTTTGTGATTGATGATTTGGGCCAAATTCGCCTCCCCGAAGTGGGAGCTGTGAAAGTCTCTGGTTTGTCCCTAGCACAGGCGCAAACCCTAATCAAAGAAAGGCTCAGTACGGTTTATCGCAACTTGGATGAATTCGCACTTTCCATTCAAACCCGAGAGATTCGCGTCGCCGTACTCGGCTACGTCGAACAACCAGGCATCGTCTCCATTCCTCCAAACAGCCATGTTCAGTTAGCACTTGCGCAAGCTGGCGGTCTTCGCCCCGGCGCTCAACTCGATAAGTTCCAGCTTCGCCGCGGCGATCAAGTGCTCGTATTTAACTATAAAACCTACCTTGATAGCGGTGATTTAAGCAAGATTCCGACGCTACAACCGGGTGATGAAGTATTTGTCCCCGTGTCAGCTGTACTGGGTAATGTTGAGGTTGATTTTGATGCCGCCACCTTAATGGATCAGGGCGATGCGGATGAAAGCCAAGGGCTGACCATTTTTGGTGAGCTTATCAATCCGGGCACCTATAGCTATAAAGAAGGTATGACGGTTATCGATGCAATTATGCGAGCTGGCGGTGTTACCCGTTATGCTGATGTCACCAAAATACGGGTGATTACCAATGATGTGCCGCACCGCTTTGACCTTCGTGCCTATTTAGATACTGGCGATAGTAGCAATGCGCCGCCGATTCTGCCGAGCTCCACCATTTTTGTCCCCATTGAAGTCAAAGAGATCAGCGATGGCGGTCGTTCTATCTATGTAATGGGGGAAGTTCAAAAACCCGGAGCCTTTGAAAGCTCTGGTGCCAATTTCCTTGATCTGCTGGCCAATGCCGGCGGCCCAACACGCTACGCAGACACCACCAAAATTAAAGTATTTCGCGATAATGGTGCGCCCATCGATATCAATTTGGTGACCATTGCTAACAAACCTAACGTAAGTGCTCACTTACCTAAACTCAACCCAGGCGATGTCTTGTTTGTCCCTGAAAAGACAGATGTAAACGAAAAATCTTGGCTCAAAATCAGTCCAGATCAAGCGATTAAAATCATTGGCGCGGTACATCATCCCGGACGTTATGAATGGAGTTCTGAAATGGGTTTTTTAGACTTGCTCGCTCATGCTGGCGGCCCCATTGAGCGCGCGAATCTTGCCCAGATTCGTATTATTCATACCAAAGGTACAGGAACCGTTGATTACTTCGACCTTGATCGCTTTTTGCAGCAAGGCGGTGATTTTTCAACACTTCCGCGCCTGCAAGCTGGGGATACAGTGGTTATTGATGAACTGCCCCATGACCCCACCGATAATAAATCAAGCTGGGTTCGACAATCCGCCAAAGATTCCATCTATATTTTTGGCGCGGTCGGCGCACCCGGTCGATATGCTTTTAACCAACAACTCGGCTTTCTCGACATTGTCGCCGCCGCAGATGGGCCCAATCCCAATGCCGATCTGCGCAATATCAAAATCAGTCATCGAACTTCTGGTGCCGCGCGCGTCTCTCATATCAATTTACAACGCTACTTCGAGACCGGTGATGAAACACTGATCGCACAAGTCGTGCCTGGAGACGTTATCTATATTCCAGAACGCCGTGGAGATTGGCTGGAAAAAAAACCTGACGAAGTGGTACGCCTTGTTGGTGCAATCAAGCATCCCGGACGCTATCGCTTCAGCGATGAAATGAGCATTTTAGATCTGATTGCAGAAGCTGGTGGTACCACGGAACAAGCTTGGATCGACAATATCATGATCGTCAATAAATCATGCTGCGGCGATCGCGCTCATGTCTTTAGCTTAAAAGACTATGTCCATCATCCAAGTCGCTACCCACTGCCATTATTGCGAGCAGGCGACACCGTCTATGTGCCTTTCAAAGATGAATCAGGAATGGAGATCGCACGACAATGGCTCAGAGATGCGCTTGGCGTCGTAACACTTGTGGTGCTTGGAGCCAGCCTATGA
- a CDS encoding glycosyltransferase family 4 protein, translated as MTTIVLLFDSAKFGGIETHVVQLAHLLYRKGIPVSVLFWQNHFPEYAQTHLINAGIHCAYLNRSLNALNRYVKQCSPCLIHGHGYKGAIMARVASLLTHTPCVTTFHAGELGAGRVALYECLNRYTAFIGRNLAVSELIKSKIPFKAEICHNFVELPALAILPNENTTEAYKIQRIAFVGRLNRDKGADRLTSLVEHSSAQLSWHCFGEGEFDIEHPRCHMHGHVANMQDYWSQIDLLVMPSRFEGLPLVALEAMGYGIPVLATDVGDLKYLLPSDFLVPEHDWLSLSDKINHLAQLNSGEILEIHHHMRGIIESRFSSDARWPQLQEIYNIG; from the coding sequence ATGACGACCATCGTTTTATTGTTCGATAGCGCCAAATTTGGTGGCATTGAAACCCATGTTGTTCAACTCGCTCATTTGCTATACCGCAAAGGTATTCCTGTTTCTGTCCTATTTTGGCAAAACCATTTCCCTGAATATGCGCAAACACACTTGATAAACGCAGGTATTCATTGCGCTTATCTCAATCGTTCATTGAACGCATTAAATCGATACGTGAAACAGTGCTCTCCCTGTTTGATACATGGTCATGGTTACAAAGGGGCGATAATGGCGCGCGTTGCATCATTATTAACACACACACCTTGCGTTACCACATTCCACGCGGGGGAACTCGGTGCTGGTCGTGTTGCGTTATATGAATGCTTGAATCGCTATACAGCCTTTATTGGACGAAATTTAGCTGTGAGTGAGCTGATAAAGTCGAAAATTCCTTTCAAGGCAGAGATATGTCATAACTTTGTTGAGTTACCGGCGTTAGCTATTCTGCCCAACGAAAATACGACTGAGGCTTATAAGATTCAACGTATTGCCTTTGTCGGCCGCTTAAATAGGGACAAAGGTGCTGATCGTCTGACTTCTTTAGTTGAACACAGTTCAGCGCAACTCAGTTGGCACTGCTTTGGGGAAGGTGAGTTCGACATAGAGCATCCGCGCTGTCATATGCACGGACACGTTGCCAATATGCAGGACTATTGGTCTCAAATCGATTTGTTGGTGATGCCTTCGCGTTTTGAAGGTTTACCGCTCGTTGCTCTTGAAGCGATGGGTTATGGCATCCCTGTATTGGCGACCGATGTTGGTGATTTAAAATACCTTCTACCAAGTGATTTCTTAGTGCCTGAACATGATTGGTTATCGCTTTCAGATAAGATAAACCATTTAGCACAGCTTAATAGCGGTGAGATACTAGAAATTCACCATCATATGCGCGGCATTATTGAAAGCAGATTTAGCAGTGATGCACGCTGGCCTCAACTCCAAGAAATTTACAATATCGGCTAA
- the rplQ gene encoding 50S ribosomal protein L17, with the protein MRHRKSGRQLNRNSSHRQAMFRNMASSLVRHETIKTTLPKAKELRRVIEPLITLAKNDTVANRRLAFARTRDNEVVAKLFSELGPRFAARQGGYTRIIKCGVRTGDKAPMAYIQLVGSAPFEQEAAAE; encoded by the coding sequence ATGCGCCATCGTAAGAGTGGTCGTCAACTCAACCGCAACAGCAGTCATCGTCAAGCTATGTTCCGTAACATGGCAAGCTCTTTGGTTCGTCACGAGACTATCAAGACGACTTTGCCAAAAGCAAAAGAACTGCGCCGCGTAATTGAGCCTTTGATTACCCTAGCTAAGAACGACACGGTTGCTAACCGTCGTCTAGCGTTTGCTCGCACTCGCGACAACGAAGTTGTTGCAAAACTGTTCTCTGAACTAGGTCCACGTTTTGCAGCTCGCCAAGGCGGTTACACTCGCATTATCAAATGCGGTGTACGTACTGGTGATAAAGCTCCAATGGCATACATTCAGCTAGTTGGTTCTGCTCCATTCGAGCAAGAAGCAGCTGCAGAATAA
- a CDS encoding DNA-directed RNA polymerase subunit alpha gives MQGSVTEFLKPRLVDIEQINNAHAKVTLEPLERGFGHTLGNALRRILLSSMPGCAVTEVEIDGVLHEYSTKEGVQEDILEILLNLKGLAVKVEGKDEVILTLSKSGAGPVKAGDITHDGDVEIANPEHVICHLTDDNAEISMRIKVERGRGYVPASARIHTDDDERPIGRLLVDATFSPVDRIAYAVEAARVEQRTDLDKLVIEMETNGTLDPEEAIRRAATILAEQLDAFVDLRDVRVPEEKEEKPEFDPILLRPVDDLELTVRSANCLKAEAIHYIGDLVQRTEVELLKTPNLGKKSLTEIKDVLASRGLSLGMRLENWPPASIAED, from the coding sequence ATGCAGGGTTCTGTAACAGAATTTCTTAAGCCACGTCTTGTTGATATCGAACAAATCAACAATGCGCATGCAAAAGTAACTCTAGAGCCACTTGAGCGTGGTTTTGGCCATACGCTTGGTAATGCTCTTCGTCGCATTCTTCTATCTTCTATGCCTGGTTGTGCAGTCACAGAAGTTGAAATTGACGGCGTGTTGCACGAGTACAGCACCAAAGAGGGCGTACAAGAAGATATTCTTGAAATCCTTCTAAACCTTAAAGGTTTGGCTGTTAAAGTCGAAGGTAAAGATGAAGTTATCTTGACTCTTAGCAAGTCTGGTGCGGGCCCTGTGAAAGCAGGTGACATCACTCATGATGGTGATGTCGAGATTGCGAACCCAGAACACGTAATCTGCCACCTAACTGATGACAATGCTGAAATCAGCATGCGCATCAAGGTAGAGCGTGGTCGTGGCTATGTTCCAGCATCAGCTCGTATCCATACTGATGATGATGAGCGTCCAATTGGTCGCCTACTAGTAGACGCTACTTTCAGCCCTGTTGATCGTATCGCTTACGCAGTAGAAGCCGCTCGTGTTGAGCAGCGTACCGATCTAGACAAGCTTGTTATCGAGATGGAAACAAACGGTACTCTTGATCCAGAAGAAGCAATCCGTCGTGCAGCAACTATTCTTGCTGAACAATTGGATGCCTTCGTAGACCTTCGTGACGTTCGCGTTCCTGAAGAGAAGGAAGAGAAGCCAGAGTTTGATCCTATCCTGCTGCGTCCTGTAGACGATCTAGAATTGACTGTTCGCTCTGCTAACTGTTTGAAAGCAGAAGCGATTCACTACATCGGTGATCTTGTACAGCGTACTGAGGTTGAGCTTCTTAAGACGCCTAACCTTGGTAAGAAGTCTCTTACTGAGATCAAAGACGTGCTTGCTTCTCGTGGTTTGTCGTTGGGTATGCGCCTAGAAAACTGGCCACCAGCGTCAATCGCAGAAGATTAA
- the rpsD gene encoding 30S ribosomal protein S4, translating into MARYLGPKLKLSRREGTDLFLKSGVRAIDTKCKIDNAPGVHGARRGRLSDYGVQLREKQKVRRIYGVLEKQFRNYYKEAARLKGNTGENLLQLLEGRLDNVVYRMGFGATRAESRQLVSHKAILVNGKVVNVPSFQVNASDVISIREKAKKQARVKAALEVADNREKPTWMEVDANKMEGTFKRLPERSDLSADINEHLIVELYSK; encoded by the coding sequence ATGGCAAGATATTTGGGTCCTAAGCTGAAGCTTAGCCGCCGCGAAGGTACTGACTTGTTCCTTAAGTCAGGCGTTCGTGCGATTGATACCAAGTGTAAAATCGATAACGCCCCTGGTGTGCACGGCGCTCGTCGCGGCCGTCTATCAGACTACGGCGTTCAGCTTCGTGAGAAGCAAAAAGTTCGTCGTATCTACGGCGTACTAGAAAAACAATTCCGTAACTACTACAAAGAAGCTGCTCGCCTTAAAGGCAACACAGGTGAAAACCTGCTTCAGCTTCTTGAAGGTCGTCTTGACAACGTAGTTTACCGCATGGGCTTTGGTGCAACTCGCGCTGAATCTCGTCAGTTGGTAAGCCACAAAGCGATCCTAGTTAATGGCAAAGTTGTTAACGTTCCTTCTTTCCAAGTGAACGCTAGCGACGTTATCAGCATTCGTGAAAAAGCGAAAAAACAAGCGCGCGTTAAAGCTGCACTTGAAGTTGCTGACAACCGTGAAAAGCCAACTTGGATGGAAGTAGACGCCAACAAGATGGAAGGGACGTTTAAGCGTCTTCCTGAGCGTTCCGACTTGTCTGCGGACATCAACGAACACCTGATCGTCGAGCTTTACTCTAAGTAA
- the rpsK gene encoding 30S ribosomal protein S11 encodes MAKQPTRARKRVRKQVADGVAHIHASFNNTIVTITDRQGNALSWATAGGSGFRGSRKSTPFAAQVAAERCAEMAKEYGVKNLEVMVKGPGPGRESTIRALNAAGFRITNIVDATPIPHNGCRPPKKRRV; translated from the coding sequence ATGGCTAAGCAACCAACACGCGCGCGTAAGCGCGTTCGTAAACAAGTCGCGGATGGCGTTGCGCACATCCACGCGTCTTTCAACAACACAATCGTGACCATTACTGACCGTCAAGGCAATGCACTATCTTGGGCAACTGCCGGTGGTTCAGGTTTCCGTGGTTCTCGTAAATCTACTCCTTTTGCTGCACAGGTCGCTGCTGAGCGTTGTGCTGAAATGGCAAAAGAGTACGGTGTTAAGAACCTAGAAGTTATGGTGAAGGGCCCAGGTCCAGGTCGTGAGTCTACTATCCGCGCACTTAACGCGGCTGGTTTCCGCATCACTAATATTGTAGATGCGACTCCGATTCCACATAACGGTTGTCGCCCACCTAAGAAACGTCGCGTTTAA
- the rpsM gene encoding 30S ribosomal protein S13 produces MARIAGINIPDHKHAVIALTAIYGIGKTRSKAILAESGIAESTKISELSEEQIDILRDGVAKYTVEGDLRREVSMNIKRLLDLGCFRGLRHRRSLPVRGQRTKTNARTRKGPRKPIKK; encoded by the coding sequence GTGGCCCGTATAGCAGGCATTAACATTCCTGATCATAAGCATGCTGTAATCGCACTTACTGCGATCTACGGTATCGGTAAAACTCGTTCAAAAGCTATTCTAGCTGAGTCGGGTATTGCTGAAAGCACTAAGATCAGTGAACTAAGTGAAGAGCAGATTGATATTCTGCGTGATGGTGTTGCCAAGTACACTGTAGAAGGCGACCTACGTCGTGAAGTATCCATGAACATCAAGCGTCTTTTGGACCTTGGCTGTTTCCGTGGTCTACGTCACCGTCGCAGTCTGCCGGTACGTGGTCAACGTACTAAAACCAATGCTCGCACCCGTAAGGGTCCGCGTAAGCCGATCAAGAAATAA
- the rpmJ gene encoding 50S ribosomal protein L36 produces the protein MKVRASVKKICRNCKIIKRNGVVRVICSEPKHKQRQG, from the coding sequence ATGAAAGTTCGTGCTTCCGTTAAGAAAATCTGCCGTAACTGTAAAATTATCAAGCGCAACGGTGTTGTGCGCGTAATTTGCAGCGAGCCTAAGCACAAGCAGCGTCAAGGCTAA